Sequence from the Saccharopolyspora pogona genome:
CCCCGAAAGCGCGGCGAGCAGTGCCAGCAGCACCACCAGCAGGTCGACCCAGTTCACCCGCTCACCTCATCCTCGCCGCGACGATCGGCCCGCACCACGTTCTCAGAACCCGTCCTCGAAGGGGCGCAGCCTCGGCGCGACGCGCGCGGCTCGCACCGCCGCGACGATCAGCCGAGTTCCGAGAACAGGCTCTCAAACCGCTCAAGAACGTCCGAAACCGATGTCCTCCGCCTCCTCGGCGGCCCGCCAGGCCTGGTCGAGTTCCCGCACGTCGGCGCGGTTCCAGCGGCGCGACCAGCCGGCCAGGTCCAGCACCCCGGACAGCAGGCCACCGGTGAAACCCCACACCAGCATCCCGGGCACCAGGAACGCCGGACTCGAATGCCGCCCGGCCAGCTCCACCCGCAGCCGGTTCGCCGGATCGGTCAGCCAGGAGATCGGCACCCGGGCCACCGCCGCCGTCTCACCGGGGTCCACCGGCGCGACCGGGGATGGTTCGACCCAGTGCGCGAGCACGGGGGTCACCCGGAATCCGCTGTGCGCCACGTGCAGTTCCGGCAGCGTCGCCACCGGGCGGACGCCCTCCGGCCGCAACCCCACCTCCTCGACGGCTTCCCGCAGCGCGGCGTCGACCGGCCCCCGATCGACATCGTCGAGCGAGCCACCGGGGAAGGCAACCTGGCCGGGGTGCGAGCTCAGGCCGTCGGCGCGGCGCAGCAGCAGCACGTCCGGACCGTTCGGACCCTCGCCGAAGAGCACCAGCACCGCGGCCGGGCGGGCGTCGGCCGGCGGACTCTCGCGCGGCCAGCCGCAGTGCCCCGGGTCCAGGTCGGCGGAGCGCTTGACCAGGCCCTGCAACCAGCCGGGTAGCTCCACCGGGTCGACCAGCGGGCCCGTTCGTCGCTGGTTCACCGGTCGCTCCCCAGGGTTCGCTCGACGGCGGCCCGGACGTCGTCCGGTGACTTGAACACGACCGGCGGATCGATGCGGCGAACCTCGCCGGAGGCGGTCACCACGTAGCTCATCGGCAACACGTTCGGCGCCTTCAGCGAGGCCCGGACGCGGCTGTCTCCGTCATGCACGTTGGGGAAGTGAACGCCCAACTGGGTAAGAAGGTCAAGACCGTCCGCCGGATCGCTCTGGACCTGGACACCCAGAACCCTGACCGCGCCCGGCTGGTCCGCGTAGGCCTGCAGCGCGGGCAGCTCGGTGCGGCACGGCGCGCACCAGGTCGCCCAGAGGTTGATCAGGGTGGGGCCACCGGCGACGGCGGCACCCACGTCAGCGGGCTGCCCGTCGGCCAGGCAGCTGCCGGTCACCCCCGCCAGGTCACCTGGAGCGCCGCTAGCAGCTGGGCAGGGTTGCAGCGCCGCCGCGGCCCGCTGCGCCGGGTCGACGGCGCGGGCCGCTGGCGCCGGAGCCGGTGCAGCGGACTGCTGTTGCTGCTGGTCCGCGCCACGCGGCCAGAGCGCGATCACGCCCAGCACCGCGAGCACGACCACCACGATGGTCCAGCGGATCTCATTTCGGTAGGCGCGCAGGTTCACGCGACCGGCTCCTTGGCCGCAGCCTGCTCGATGGTGCGCTCCGGGACCTCGTCGACGACCCCGGCAAGCGCCAGCAGCCGCGGCGTCTCCGGGCCGCGCACCAGCTTCGCCGCCTGCGCGGGCTCGATCGGGCCCACCCCGTAGGACGGGCAGTCCTTGGCCAGCAGGCAGGCACCGCAGGCGGGTTTGCGGGCGTGGCAGACGCGGCGGCCGTGGAAGATCACCCGGTGCGAGAGCATCGTCCACTCCTTGCGCGGGACGAGCTCGCCGATCGCGTGCTCGACCTTGACCGGGTCCTCCTCCTCGGTCCAGCCCCAGCGCCGGACCAGGCGTCCGAAGTGGGTGTCCACGGTGATGCCCGGGACGTCGAAAGCGTTGCCGAGGATGACGTTGGCCGTCTTACGGCCGATGCCGGGCAGCTTGACCAGCTGCGCCAGCTTCCCCGGCACCTCGCCGTCGTACTTCTCCACCAGGGCCGCGCCCAAGCCCATCAGCGACGCCGCCTTGTTCCGGTAGAACCCGGTGGAGCGGATCATCTCCTCCAGCTCGGTGCGGTCCGCCGAGGCGTAGTCGGCGGCCGTCGGGTACTTCTTGAACAGGGCCGGGGTGACCTCGTTGACCCGCTTGTCGGTGCACTGGGCGGACAGGATCGTGGCGACCGCGAGCTCCAGCGGAGTCTCGAAGTCCAGCTCGCAGTGCGCATCCGGGTACGCCTCGGTCAGCGACCGCAGCATCCGGCGAGCCCGCCGGACCAGCCCCAGCCGGGTTTCATCGCCCGAACGGGTCGCGGCACTCTTGCGCTTGTTCCGAGCCAGGTCTGACACCCCACCAGCCTACGGATCCGATCGCCCCGGAAACCCGCCGCACCGGCGCGGCCCAGGGCCGCCGGAGTGTGTCGAACGCCGACTGCGTTGCGCATCCGGGTTAGGCTGCGCCCCGACACGGTCCGGGGACCCCCGCCGGACCATGAGAAGAGGTCATCACGGACGGTGGCCGAACAGTCACGCTCGCCGGGAACCCGACCCCGGTTGCACCCGCCCCAAAGGTATGAGCGAGGATTCAAGCCATGATGGCTGCCTGGTTCGTCATCGTCGTGCCGCTCGTGATCATGTTCTTCACCCTCTTCATGGAGCGCGTGGAGGCCCGCCTGCGGCACGTCGCGGTGCAGGAGAACGAGGTGGAGGAGTTGCTGGAGAACGCTCGCCCCGACGAGGTACGGGCGCTGTTCCGGCAAGGTATTGGACGCGCGCTGGAGTTGTTCCAGCTCCGCAGGGTGGGACGCGCAGGTAGGTTGCGTACTCGCCGTTCCCGCGACCAGTCTTAGAATTACTGGTAGTGATCGGCGGCACACCGCTAGATTCGCACTCGCGGGTCCGGCACCACAGGCAGCCGCCGCGTCTCAACATGGAGGGACGAGGTGGACGAGACACTGGCCCGGGCCGGCATCTTCCAGGGCGTTGAGCCGGCCGCGGCAGAGGCACTGGCCCAGTCGCTGGAACCCGTGGAGTTCCCGCGAGGACACGTGATCTTCGCCGAGGGCGAGCCGGGCGACCGGCTCTACATCATTCAGTCCGGCAAGGTGAAGCTCGGACGCAAGTCGCCTGACGGTCGCGAGAACCTGCTGGCGATCATGGGCCCGTCGGACATGTTCGGCGAGCTGTCCATCTTCGACCCGGGGCCGCGCACCTCGACGGCGACCACGGTCACCGAGGTCCGCACACTGAGCATGGACCGGTCGGCCCTTCGGCAGTGGATCGCCACGCGCCCGGAGATCGCCGAGCAGCTGCTGCGCGTGGTCGCGCGCAGGCTGCGCCGGACCAACGGCATGCTGGCCGACCTGATCTTCACCGACGTGCCGGGCCGCGTTGCCAAGGCGTTGCTGCAGCTCGCGCAGCGCTTCGGCAGCCAGGAGGCGGGACTGCTGCGGGTCACCCACGACCTGACGCAGGAAGAGATCGCGCAGTACGTCGGCGCTTCGCGGGAGACCGTGAACAAGGCGCTGGCGGACTTCGCGCACCGCGGTTGGCTGCGGCTCGAGGGCAAGAGCGTGCTCATCCTCGACCCCGAGCGGTTGGCCCGCCGCGCTCGCTGAGCACTGGTGCAGTAGCGACGCCGTGAACTGACGCGCGTCGGCCGACGGGTTCGGGACCTCTACCCGGACTTTTCAGCTGATGCGCGTCTTTTTCATGCCCGAAATTCAACCCGATGGTCGCCTGCGGCGTGTAGAACCTTGATCGGTCGATCGAGAGGCGGGCGGCATGCACTGGGTTGGTTACGTCGGGGTGGGCATGTTGCTCCTGCTTGGCATCGGCATCGTCTGGGACCGGTGGGTCGCTCGCGCCCGGCGGCATCGCCGGCGCGTTGGAGCCGACTACGCCGCCGCACGCCGGCGGGCCGCCGCACGCCGGCAAGTTTCCAGGCGGAGCGACAGCGGATCCAGCGGCGTCGACACGAGCTGGGGCTGGGACCAAGACAGTTCGTTCGGTGGACACCACGGCGGCGGACACCACGGCGGGTGGGATTCCGGCGGCGGGTGGGACTCGGGCGGTTCGGGCGATTCCGGCGGCGGTGGTGGCGATTCCGGCGGCGGCGACTGAGACTCCTTCACGTTTCGTGCTCGACCTGGAACCCCCGGTGGCGGATGGGCGTCCTACGGACGACCGAGGAACGGAGATCTGAGGGGGCCAAACCGATGGGCGGAATCTTCGCAATCGCGATCGTGGCGGCGTTCGCGATCTTGATCGCCGCGTCCGTGCGATCCAAGGGTGGCCGCGGCCGCGGCTACACCGGCAGTTCCGGCGGGGCCTACTACACCAGTGACACCGGCAGCTACAGCGACACGAGCGGCGGACTCGGCGGGAGTGACAGCGGGGGCGGCGGCTTCGGGGCCTGTTCCGACGGCGGCGGTGGCGGTTTCAGCGGTGGCGGCGACGGCGGTGGCGGCAGCTGCTGACACCGAACCGGCTCCAGAACATGTGCGAAGGGGCCGGACGCCGCCCCCGACGCGGCGCTCCGGCCCCTTCACATGTGCGTGGTTCGTCCCCCGACGACTAACCACGCTCCCCCGATCCTCCGATGCGTCGGCCCCGAATCCTTGGCACCAGAGGAAAGCCTTCTTGTCGAAGATGCTGGACGGCCGGTGCCGCCAGCAACCCCTCTCACCTTCCAGGACGCGGCTGCCCGCAGCTCGATTGCAGAGTTCACCCGGATTGCGTAGCCACTCCTATTTGAGTGTGCCCTCTTCGGTCGCCGAGCGAACCGGGTAGAAGGTCCCCTTTTTCTCGTGTGCGGGGATTACCCGAATCCGTGAGAGAGATTACCCGAATCAAAGTTGGTACTGTCGTACCAAAATTGGAATACTGTTCACGTGTCCCAATCCACGTCCCTCACCGACTACCGCACCGCCCTGACCGCTCCCGGCGCCCGCGGTCCTGTCATCGCCTCCCTGCTCGGCCGCCTGCCGATCGCGATGGTCGGCCTCGCGCTGATGCTCTACGTGCAGCAGGAGACCGGCTCGTTCGCGGCGGCCGGGCTGGTGTCCGCGGGTGCGCTGATCGGTGTCGCCTGCGGCTCGGTCGCGCAGGGCCGGGTGATGGACCGGGTGGGACCGACCGTGCCGCTGTACGTCATGTCCGGCGTGTTCGCGGCGCTGGTGACCGTCGAGATGGTGGCCATCGAGTTGCACGCCCCGGTGGCGCTGATGACCGCGCTGGCGTTCCTGGTCGGGATCAGCGAGCCGATGGTGGGCCCGGCCTCGCGGGCGCTGTGGGGGCGGCTGCTGCCGCCCGGCCCGGCGCGGGACGCGGCCTACTCGTACGAGGCCATCAGCATGGAGGTCTTCTTCATCCTCGGCCCGGGCCTGGCCGGCCTGATGGTCGCGATGCCGTGGCCGGGGACCGGGGTCGTGGTCGGCGCCGCCTGCATGGTCATCGGCAGCGTCGGCTTCGCCTCCACCCGAGCCGCCCGCGGCCACCGGCCGGACCCTGCGGAGCGGGTCGGCAGCAGCCTCCTCGGGGCGATC
This genomic interval carries:
- a CDS encoding NUDIX hydrolase, whose protein sequence is MNQRRTGPLVDPVELPGWLQGLVKRSADLDPGHCGWPRESPPADARPAAVLVLFGEGPNGPDVLLLRRADGLSSHPGQVAFPGGSLDDVDRGPVDAALREAVEEVGLRPEGVRPVATLPELHVAHSGFRVTPVLAHWVEPSPVAPVDPGETAAVARVPISWLTDPANRLRVELAGRHSSPAFLVPGMLVWGFTGGLLSGVLDLAGWSRRWNRADVRELDQAWRAAEEAEDIGFGRS
- a CDS encoding TlpA family protein disulfide reductase, yielding MNLRAYRNEIRWTIVVVVLAVLGVIALWPRGADQQQQQSAAPAPAPAARAVDPAQRAAAALQPCPAASGAPGDLAGVTGSCLADGQPADVGAAVAGGPTLINLWATWCAPCRTELPALQAYADQPGAVRVLGVQVQSDPADGLDLLTQLGVHFPNVHDGDSRVRASLKAPNVLPMSYVVTASGEVRRIDPPVVFKSPDDVRAAVERTLGSDR
- the nth gene encoding endonuclease III, translated to MLRSLTEAYPDAHCELDFETPLELAVATILSAQCTDKRVNEVTPALFKKYPTAADYASADRTELEEMIRSTGFYRNKAASLMGLGAALVEKYDGEVPGKLAQLVKLPGIGRKTANVILGNAFDVPGITVDTHFGRLVRRWGWTEEEDPVKVEHAIGELVPRKEWTMLSHRVIFHGRRVCHARKPACGACLLAKDCPSYGVGPIEPAQAAKLVRGPETPRLLALAGVVDEVPERTIEQAAAKEPVA
- a CDS encoding Crp/Fnr family transcriptional regulator, translated to MDETLARAGIFQGVEPAAAEALAQSLEPVEFPRGHVIFAEGEPGDRLYIIQSGKVKLGRKSPDGRENLLAIMGPSDMFGELSIFDPGPRTSTATTVTEVRTLSMDRSALRQWIATRPEIAEQLLRVVARRLRRTNGMLADLIFTDVPGRVAKALLQLAQRFGSQEAGLLRVTHDLTQEEIAQYVGASRETVNKALADFAHRGWLRLEGKSVLILDPERLARRAR
- a CDS encoding MFS transporter; translated protein: MSQSTSLTDYRTALTAPGARGPVIASLLGRLPIAMVGLALMLYVQQETGSFAAAGLVSAGALIGVACGSVAQGRVMDRVGPTVPLYVMSGVFAALVTVEMVAIELHAPVALMTALAFLVGISEPMVGPASRALWGRLLPPGPARDAAYSYEAISMEVFFILGPGLAGLMVAMPWPGTGVVVGAACMVIGSVGFASTRAARGHRPDPAERVGSSLLGAIASPGMRTVALAALGFGILIGFIEVGVPAAAAEAGHPTAGGLLLSLLSVSSVVVGVAYGLRPWPRPMHLRLPALLFGFAALLTLLAVPSTLWGLCLALLVAGSLITPQSTAHSVAIEIAAPAGTATEAFGWVVTSVTLGAAIGQSISGQLVESSGPAAAFLTASVVGVVLAAVLWLRRRTLVPTSRSDLTMVGI